Proteins from a single region of Streptomyces vinaceus:
- a CDS encoding FAD binding domain-containing protein — translation MILTEFDYVRPFGLDEALALLCGTRGARVLAGGQSLLPGLRSGEDTARLLVDVRHLEELRGIERTDDGIRIGALNTLAEVAAHPVVLAEAPEVAAAARANGDPQVRNLGTAGGNLAAAGRATDLPVAAIAADARVELAGPGGRWTVPAEEFADSGVPAGAVVTALLVPAAGQAAAFEKTADRATRYPVCATAVRITPDGPRIAVTGATARPLRLRGVEERLRGGPYTTEAVLAAFRAEPRELFVPGRGTSAEYLGHLAGVLAARALQRADQALA, via the coding sequence GTGATCCTCACCGAGTTCGACTACGTCCGGCCCTTCGGCCTCGACGAGGCCCTGGCCCTGCTCTGCGGCACCCGGGGCGCCCGGGTGCTGGCCGGCGGCCAGAGCCTGCTGCCCGGGCTGCGCTCCGGGGAGGACACCGCCCGGCTCCTCGTCGACGTACGCCACCTCGAAGAGCTCCGCGGCATCGAGCGCACCGACGACGGCATCCGGATCGGCGCGCTGAACACGCTCGCCGAGGTGGCCGCCCACCCGGTGGTCCTCGCCGAAGCCCCGGAAGTGGCGGCCGCCGCCCGGGCCAACGGGGACCCCCAGGTCCGCAACCTCGGCACCGCCGGCGGGAACCTCGCCGCCGCGGGGCGCGCCACCGACCTGCCGGTCGCGGCCATCGCCGCGGACGCCCGGGTCGAGCTGGCCGGACCCGGCGGGCGGTGGACCGTGCCCGCCGAGGAGTTCGCGGACTCCGGGGTACCGGCCGGGGCCGTGGTCACCGCTCTCCTGGTGCCCGCCGCCGGGCAGGCCGCCGCCTTCGAGAAGACCGCCGACCGGGCCACCCGCTACCCGGTCTGCGCCACCGCCGTACGCATCACCCCCGACGGGCCGCGCATCGCGGTCACCGGGGCCACCGCCCGCCCGCTTCGGCTGCGCGGGGTGGAGGAACGGCTCCGCGGGGGCCCGTACACGACCGAGGCCGTGCTCGCGGCCTTCCGCGCCGAGCCCAGGGAACTGTTCGTCCCCGGGCGCGGCACCTCGGCCGAGTACCTCGGCCACCTCGCGGGGGTGCTCGCCGCCCGCGCGCTGCAGAGGGCAGACCAGGCCCTCGCCTGA
- a CDS encoding MFS transporter, translated as MSRTTTGVPAGPAAEAAAAPRGSGFWVVGAVLVLLMLSSSVPSALYVLYQQRWGLSSGTITVVFALYAVTVLIGLLLFGSLSDTLGRRPVLGGGLVLAIVSMGLFAGAQGLGLLLAARAVQGLAVGLATGAMGAALLELAPRSRPALGAQVNSAGPTVGIGLGGIGAGLLVQYAPAPTVLSYLLLVGAFAVTLVGVFRMRESAPGARSGGRTRISARRIHVPAAVRGRFAVLVLTIVAVWSVGGFYLSLGPHLALSLLGSSNYLVGGATVALLAGAATAAQLLLGRVEPLRTAVLGLCGLLAGLGLVLLALGLRSAPVFLVGTAVLGGGWGAAFLGSFRALSTLAEPEHRGELTAAVYVFAYLAMSVPAVLAGMLTNIHGLHRTSVGFMAAVAGVCALALFVTVRLAARTRAEGSTT; from the coding sequence ATGTCCAGGACGACCACGGGGGTACCGGCCGGCCCGGCCGCCGAGGCGGCCGCGGCCCCCAGAGGCTCCGGCTTCTGGGTGGTCGGGGCGGTGCTCGTCCTGCTGATGCTCTCCTCGTCCGTACCCTCCGCCCTCTACGTGCTCTACCAGCAGAGATGGGGTCTGTCCTCCGGCACGATCACGGTGGTCTTCGCCCTGTACGCCGTCACCGTGCTGATCGGCCTCCTGCTGTTCGGATCCCTCTCGGACACCTTGGGCCGGCGCCCCGTGCTCGGCGGCGGCCTGGTCCTGGCGATCGTCTCCATGGGGCTGTTCGCCGGGGCGCAGGGGCTCGGGCTGCTGCTCGCCGCCCGCGCCGTGCAGGGGCTCGCGGTGGGTCTGGCCACCGGGGCGATGGGCGCCGCCCTGCTCGAACTGGCCCCGCGCTCGCGGCCGGCGCTCGGCGCCCAGGTCAACAGCGCGGGGCCGACGGTGGGGATCGGGCTCGGCGGGATCGGGGCCGGGCTGCTCGTCCAGTACGCGCCCGCCCCGACCGTGCTCAGCTACCTGCTGCTCGTCGGCGCCTTCGCCGTGACGTTGGTGGGGGTGTTCAGGATGCGTGAGAGCGCTCCCGGGGCGCGCTCCGGCGGCCGGACGCGGATCAGCGCCCGCCGCATCCACGTCCCGGCCGCGGTACGGGGCCGCTTCGCGGTGCTCGTCCTGACCATCGTCGCCGTCTGGTCGGTGGGCGGCTTCTACCTCTCGCTCGGGCCGCACCTGGCCCTCTCGCTGCTCGGCAGCTCCAACTACCTGGTCGGCGGGGCCACCGTGGCCCTGCTCGCCGGCGCGGCCACCGCGGCCCAGCTCCTGCTCGGCCGGGTGGAGCCCCTGCGCACGGCGGTCCTGGGCCTGTGCGGGCTGCTGGCCGGGCTGGGCCTGGTCCTGCTCGCGCTGGGACTGCGCTCGGCCCCCGTGTTCCTGGTGGGCACCGCCGTACTCGGCGGCGGCTGGGGCGCCGCGTTCCTCGGCTCCTTCCGGGCGCTGAGCACGCTCGCCGAGCCGGAGCACCGCGGCGAACTGACCGCCGCCGTCTACGTCTTCGCGTACCTCGCGATGAGCGTTCCGGCGGTCCTCGCCGGGATGCTCACCAACATCCACGGCCTGCACCGCACCTCGGTGGGCTTCATGGCCGCCGTCGCCGGGGTGTGCGCGCTGGCCCTGTTCGTCACGGTGCGGCTGGCCGCCCGCACCCGGGCCGAAGGGAGCACGACATGA
- a CDS encoding ATP-binding protein, translating to MKAADMSTAELRSALLGLEIFAGLTEDQLDWLVSVSEPRVLADGEVLFRDGEEASGFHVLLAGGLVVTKVVDGREEVLTRHSTEEESAAAEEHDGKPSAAHRFTGELPLLTDGSYVATAAASGPATTVVAYPKPVFFEMLTRCHGVAAVLIPVLAWRIKSSEVQARKRATVEALGTLAAGLAHELNNPAAAVARAAQELAPALEGLTRTAQAWGAAATGAERSVFDRLAEELDKLPPPATTDPFAQADAEEEIADWAEEAGTERPGLLGSGISDLGLELGWLLERLEGVGEPALPAALDHLAALLEIRSLAAELRAAGPRISQLVAATRDYANLDRAPEQRFAVADGIENTLVVLRSKLAGIAIVREYEPDLPELTGYPSELNQVWTNLVDNAAEAMEGAGTLTLRVRAEGVCLVVEITDTGRGIPGDSLPRIFEPFYTTKDVGKGTGLGLHLSYRIVTQRHHGSITARSRPGETRMVVRLPLTTAAACAETPDEPLSESPTTS from the coding sequence ATGAAGGCTGCCGACATGAGCACCGCGGAGCTGCGGTCGGCGCTGCTCGGGCTGGAGATCTTCGCCGGGCTCACCGAGGACCAGCTGGACTGGCTGGTCTCCGTCTCCGAGCCCCGCGTACTCGCCGACGGGGAGGTCCTCTTCCGCGACGGCGAGGAGGCCTCAGGCTTCCACGTCCTGCTCGCGGGCGGGCTCGTCGTCACCAAGGTCGTCGACGGCCGGGAGGAGGTGCTGACCCGGCACTCCACCGAGGAGGAGAGCGCCGCCGCCGAGGAGCACGACGGGAAGCCCTCCGCCGCGCACCGCTTCACCGGCGAGCTGCCGCTGCTGACGGACGGGTCGTACGTGGCCACCGCGGCCGCGAGCGGGCCGGCGACCACCGTCGTCGCGTACCCGAAGCCGGTGTTCTTCGAGATGCTGACCCGCTGCCACGGGGTGGCGGCGGTACTGATCCCGGTGCTGGCCTGGCGGATCAAGTCCTCCGAGGTGCAGGCCCGCAAGCGGGCCACCGTCGAGGCGCTCGGCACCCTGGCCGCCGGTCTCGCCCACGAGCTGAACAACCCCGCGGCCGCGGTGGCGCGGGCCGCGCAGGAGCTGGCGCCCGCCCTGGAGGGCCTGACCAGGACCGCTCAGGCCTGGGGCGCAGCGGCGACGGGCGCGGAGCGCTCCGTGTTCGACCGGCTGGCCGAGGAGCTCGACAAGCTGCCGCCGCCGGCCACCACCGACCCCTTCGCCCAGGCCGACGCCGAGGAGGAGATCGCCGACTGGGCCGAGGAGGCGGGCACCGAGCGCCCCGGGCTGCTCGGCTCGGGGATCTCGGACCTCGGGCTGGAGCTGGGCTGGCTGCTGGAGCGGCTGGAAGGGGTCGGGGAGCCGGCCCTCCCCGCCGCCCTGGACCATCTGGCGGCCCTGCTGGAGATCCGCTCGCTCGCCGCGGAGCTGCGCGCGGCCGGACCCAGGATCTCCCAACTCGTGGCCGCCACCCGGGATTACGCCAATCTCGACCGGGCCCCCGAACAGCGCTTCGCGGTGGCCGACGGGATCGAGAACACGCTGGTCGTGCTGCGTTCCAAGCTGGCCGGGATCGCCATCGTGCGTGAGTACGAACCGGATCTGCCCGAACTGACGGGCTATCCCAGCGAGTTGAACCAGGTGTGGACCAACCTGGTCGACAACGCGGCCGAGGCGATGGAGGGCGCCGGCACCCTCACCCTGCGGGTGCGCGCCGAAGGCGTCTGCCTGGTCGTGGAGATCACCGACACCGGGCGCGGCATCCCCGGGGACTCCCTGCCGCGGATCTTCGAACCCTTCTACACGACCAAGGACGTGGGGAAGGGCACGGGTCTCGGACTGCACCTCAGCTACCGCATCGTGACCCAGCGCCACCACGGCTCGATCACCGCGCGCTCGCGTCCCGGCGAGACCCGGATGGTCGTCCGGCTGCCGCTCACCACGGCCGCCGCCTGCGCCGAAACACCTGATGAGCCCCTCTCCGAAAGCCCCACCACCAGTTGA
- a CDS encoding nuclear transport factor 2 family protein, translating to MATYDISKLHPVFVRQMDALAALDIEAVMKNYTDDAVLVRFEGASVGIDAVRETFTGYLSVKPTLVELQEYIETDDTIFYRAIMNLNGEPEHAFGTLVVRDGRIWRQTAGFGS from the coding sequence ATGGCCACGTACGACATCTCCAAGCTGCACCCGGTGTTCGTCCGCCAGATGGACGCCCTCGCCGCCCTGGACATCGAGGCGGTGATGAAGAACTACACCGACGACGCGGTGCTGGTGCGCTTCGAGGGCGCATCGGTCGGCATCGACGCGGTGCGCGAGACCTTCACGGGCTACCTGTCGGTCAAGCCGACCCTCGTGGAGCTCCAGGAGTACATCGAGACCGACGACACGATCTTCTACCGGGCGATCATGAACCTGAACGGCGAACCGGAGCACGCGTTCGGGACACTCGTGGTCCGCGATGGCCGGATCTGGCGCCAGACCGCCGGTTTCGGCAGCTGA
- a CDS encoding TMEM175 family protein: MERETGRVEAFSDGVFAIVITILVLELKVPEEKGSDFWHGVAQQWPHYAAYVVSFLIIGVMWVNHHTIFSHLKRVDRPLLFLNLLVLMVVSVIPYTTTVLAEHLVEEGGSANAAAILYSSVTVAYALAFLAFWWYVTRVGHLFHERVDRDGARATRVRFGLGAVAYPLTVILSFFSAPLTLAAHFLIALYYAANQIPIPLVVEEERLESASDLRK; this comes from the coding sequence ATGGAACGCGAAACCGGGCGTGTCGAGGCATTCAGCGACGGCGTATTCGCCATCGTCATCACGATTCTGGTCCTGGAACTCAAGGTTCCGGAGGAAAAGGGATCGGACTTCTGGCACGGAGTGGCGCAGCAGTGGCCGCACTATGCCGCATACGTGGTGAGTTTCCTCATCATCGGCGTGATGTGGGTGAATCACCACACCATCTTCAGTCACCTGAAGCGGGTCGACCGGCCGCTGTTGTTCCTGAATCTCCTGGTGCTGATGGTGGTATCGGTGATTCCGTACACCACCACCGTGCTCGCCGAGCACCTCGTCGAGGAAGGCGGCTCCGCCAACGCCGCCGCGATCCTCTACAGCTCGGTCACCGTCGCCTACGCGCTGGCGTTCCTGGCCTTCTGGTGGTACGTCACACGGGTCGGCCACCTGTTCCACGAGCGGGTCGACAGGGACGGCGCCCGGGCCACCCGCGTACGCTTCGGCCTCGGCGCCGTGGCATACCCCTTGACCGTCATCCTGTCCTTCTTCTCCGCTCCTCTCACTCTCGCCGCACACTTCCTGATCGCGCTCTACTATGCGGCGAACCAGATCCCGATCCCCCTCGTGGTAGAGGAAGAGCGGCTCGAATCTGCGAGCGACCTCAGGAAGTAG
- a CDS encoding IS701 family transposase, with protein MARVVLPEDSTKEISELIDVLISLFFESLPRRDQRNWARVYLNGLVRTSGKKTIRNIAGTGASSVEQSLQQFISKSPWDWTPVRRSLAQYLERTAQRPLAWVVQPMVIEKAGDRSVGVGRQFVPQLGRTANCQQASGIWLASSEASFPVEWTLTLPGPWTNELMRRRRAGIPDTARSLTPAQDAVHAVQRMAATWQLQRRPVVMEVANTDIPQSIESFALQDIPFVFKVDGSLPVSFGGAGRHKPGPHTAPARELIDSLRSQRRVVEWTRHGRAEGAVTLLTSAAILATPGEDRPVPMPPTPLLLVGAWTEAALLPSEFWITNIGDRPLAQLFLLAKLTDRVSLDFTETCEPVGIRDFEGRSFRGWHHHATLASVAHASKLLSARGRVPDGFPGTGRAALGAAPPVRPRTGAPAPVPRTGPPVLPPRPLIPGQSARREYIR; from the coding sequence ATGGCTCGCGTAGTCCTGCCGGAGGATTCCACCAAGGAAATCTCCGAATTGATCGACGTCCTGATCTCTCTTTTCTTCGAATCCTTACCCCGGCGGGACCAGCGAAACTGGGCCCGCGTTTATCTCAACGGCCTCGTGCGGACCAGTGGGAAGAAAACAATCCGTAACATCGCCGGAACCGGAGCGAGCTCCGTCGAGCAGAGCCTCCAGCAGTTCATCAGCAAGTCCCCCTGGGACTGGACCCCGGTGCGCCGCTCCCTCGCCCAGTACCTCGAACGCACCGCCCAGCGCCCGCTGGCCTGGGTGGTCCAGCCCATGGTCATCGAGAAGGCCGGCGACCGCTCCGTCGGGGTCGGCCGGCAGTTCGTCCCCCAGCTCGGCCGCACCGCCAACTGCCAACAGGCCAGCGGCATCTGGCTCGCCTCCAGCGAGGCCAGCTTTCCCGTCGAATGGACCCTCACCCTCCCGGGGCCCTGGACGAACGAGCTGATGCGCCGCCGGCGGGCCGGCATCCCCGACACGGCCCGCTCGCTCACCCCCGCCCAGGACGCCGTACACGCCGTCCAGCGGATGGCCGCCACCTGGCAACTCCAGCGCCGGCCCGTGGTGATGGAGGTCGCCAACACCGACATCCCGCAGAGCATCGAGTCCTTCGCCCTGCAGGACATCCCCTTCGTCTTCAAGGTCGACGGCTCGCTGCCCGTCTCCTTCGGCGGCGCCGGCCGGCACAAGCCCGGACCGCACACCGCGCCCGCCCGGGAACTCATCGACTCCCTGCGCTCCCAGCGCCGCGTCGTCGAATGGACCCGGCACGGCCGCGCCGAGGGAGCCGTCACCCTGCTGACCTCGGCCGCCATCCTCGCGACCCCCGGCGAGGACCGGCCCGTACCGATGCCGCCCACCCCGCTGCTGCTCGTCGGCGCCTGGACCGAAGCCGCCCTGCTGCCCTCCGAGTTCTGGATCACCAACATCGGGGACCGGCCGCTGGCCCAGCTGTTCCTGCTCGCCAAACTCACCGACCGGGTGTCCCTCGACTTCACCGAGACCTGCGAACCCGTGGGCATCCGCGACTTCGAGGGCCGCTCCTTCCGCGGCTGGCACCACCACGCCACGCTCGCGAGCGTCGCCCACGCCTCGAAGCTGCTCAGCGCCCGCGGCCGGGTCCCCGACGGGTTCCCCGGCACCGGCCGGGCCGCCCTCGGCGCGGCGCCGCCCGTCCGGCCGCGCACCGGAGCGCCCGCTCCCGTACCGCGGACCGGACCGCCGGTGCTGCCGCCGCGGCCGCTGATCCCCGGCCAGAGCGCGAGACGCGAGTACATCCGCTGA
- a CDS encoding XdhC family protein, translated as MLDIAEELRAWCAAHREFALATVVAVTGSAPRGPGASLAVDAGGTALGSISGGCVESAVHELCLDALASGEGGVHRFGYSDDDAFAVGLTCGGILDVLVTPVRGHDPVRPVLGSVLEAAAGGGRAALARVVCGPPALLGRALAVHPDGSYEGCLGGGAALDRAAAVHVRDLLLAGRTGTAELGTAGGLCGQPLTLLVESAAEPPRLIVYGAIDFASALARIGAFLGHRVTVCDARPVFATPARFPDADEVVVDWPHRHLAAEWEAGRVDSRTAVCVLTHDAKFDVPLLALALRLPLGYVGAMGSRRTHAARERRLREEGVPPAALARLRSPIGLDLGGATPEETALAIAAEFTAARYGGSVLPLAHRPGPVHRERTKVP; from the coding sequence ATGCTCGACATCGCCGAGGAACTACGCGCGTGGTGTGCCGCGCACCGGGAATTCGCCCTGGCCACCGTGGTCGCCGTCACCGGCAGCGCGCCGCGCGGCCCGGGCGCCTCGCTCGCCGTCGACGCCGGCGGCACCGCGCTCGGCTCCATCTCCGGCGGCTGCGTGGAGTCGGCCGTGCACGAGCTGTGCCTCGACGCCCTCGCCTCCGGGGAGGGCGGCGTGCACCGCTTCGGCTACAGCGACGACGACGCCTTCGCCGTCGGCCTGACCTGCGGCGGGATCCTGGACGTGCTCGTCACGCCGGTGCGCGGCCACGATCCGGTGCGGCCCGTCCTCGGTTCCGTGCTGGAAGCCGCCGCCGGCGGGGGCCGGGCGGCGCTGGCCCGGGTGGTCTGCGGCCCACCGGCGCTGCTCGGCCGGGCCCTCGCCGTCCACCCGGACGGATCGTACGAGGGCTGCCTGGGCGGGGGCGCGGCCCTGGACCGGGCCGCCGCCGTGCACGTACGGGACCTGCTGCTGGCGGGGCGCACCGGGACCGCCGAACTCGGCACCGCGGGCGGCCTGTGCGGGCAGCCGCTGACGCTGCTCGTCGAATCGGCCGCCGAACCGCCCCGCCTGATCGTCTACGGGGCCATCGACTTCGCCTCCGCCCTCGCCCGCATCGGCGCCTTCCTGGGCCACCGGGTCACCGTCTGCGACGCCCGGCCCGTCTTCGCGACCCCGGCCCGCTTCCCCGACGCCGACGAGGTCGTCGTGGACTGGCCGCACCGCCATCTGGCAGCGGAATGGGAGGCCGGACGGGTGGACTCCCGTACCGCGGTCTGCGTCCTGACCCACGACGCGAAGTTCGACGTACCGCTGCTGGCCCTGGCCCTGCGGCTGCCGCTCGGCTACGTCGGAGCCATGGGATCGCGGCGCACCCACGCCGCCCGCGAGCGGCGGCTGCGCGAGGAAGGCGTGCCGCCGGCCGCGCTCGCCCGCCTGCGCTCGCCCATCGGACTGGACCTCGGCGGCGCCACGCCCGAGGAGACGGCCCTGGCCATCGCCGCCGAGTTCACGGCCGCCCGGTACGGAGGATCGGTCCTGCCCCTGGCGCACCGCCCGGGTCCGGTGCATCGTGAGAGGACCAAAGTCCCCTAG
- a CDS encoding GuaB1 family IMP dehydrogenase-related protein, with protein sequence MRFLNDQKPPYDLTYDDVFMVPSRSAVGSRQGVDLSSPDGTGTTIPLVVANMTAIAGRRMAETVARRGGIVVIPQDIPIEVVTDVISWVKTRHHVLDTPITLAPTQTVADALSLLPKRAHGAGVVVDADGRPVGVVTDHDLTGVDRFTQLSEVMSKELLLIDADIDPREAFNKLDAGHRKLAPAVDKDGKLVGLLTRKGALRATLYTPATDADGKLRIAAAVGINGDFVQKAKQLLDAGVDTLVIDTAHGHQESMINAIKAVRALDPQVPIVAGNIVAAEGVKDLIEAGADIIKVGVGPGAMCTTRMMTGVGRPQFSAVLECAAEAKKYGKHVWADGGVRHPRDVAMALAAGASNVMIGSWFAGTYESPGDLQQAADGRFYKESFGMASARAVQNRTSEESAYDRARKGLFEEGISTSRMFLDPARPGVEDLIDSIIAGVRSSCTYAGAGSLAEFEEKAVVGVQSAAGYAEGKPLHASWS encoded by the coding sequence GTGCGTTTCCTCAATGACCAGAAGCCGCCGTACGACCTGACGTACGACGATGTATTCATGGTGCCGAGCCGCTCCGCGGTCGGTTCCCGCCAGGGCGTGGACCTCTCTTCGCCCGACGGCACCGGCACCACCATCCCGCTCGTCGTGGCGAACATGACCGCCATCGCGGGCCGACGCATGGCCGAGACGGTCGCCCGCCGCGGCGGCATCGTGGTCATCCCCCAGGACATCCCGATCGAGGTCGTCACCGACGTCATCTCCTGGGTCAAGACCCGCCACCACGTGCTCGACACCCCGATCACCCTGGCGCCCACCCAGACCGTCGCCGACGCGCTGTCCCTGCTGCCCAAGCGGGCCCACGGCGCCGGTGTCGTCGTCGACGCCGACGGCCGCCCGGTCGGCGTCGTCACCGACCACGACCTGACCGGCGTGGACCGCTTCACCCAGCTCTCCGAGGTCATGTCGAAGGAGCTCCTGCTCATCGACGCCGACATCGACCCCCGCGAGGCCTTCAACAAGCTCGACGCCGGCCACCGCAAGCTGGCCCCGGCCGTCGACAAGGACGGCAAGCTCGTCGGCCTGCTGACCCGCAAGGGCGCGCTGCGCGCGACCCTGTACACCCCGGCCACCGACGCCGACGGCAAGCTGCGCATCGCCGCGGCCGTCGGCATCAACGGCGACTTCGTGCAGAAGGCCAAGCAGCTGCTCGACGCGGGCGTGGACACGCTCGTCATCGACACGGCCCACGGCCACCAGGAGTCGATGATCAACGCGATCAAGGCCGTGCGCGCGCTGGACCCGCAGGTCCCGATCGTGGCGGGCAACATCGTGGCCGCCGAGGGCGTCAAGGACCTCATCGAGGCCGGCGCCGACATCATCAAGGTCGGTGTGGGCCCGGGCGCCATGTGCACCACCCGCATGATGACCGGCGTGGGCCGCCCGCAGTTCTCCGCGGTGCTGGAGTGCGCGGCCGAGGCCAAGAAGTACGGCAAGCACGTGTGGGCCGACGGCGGCGTCCGTCACCCGCGCGACGTGGCGATGGCGCTGGCCGCCGGTGCGTCGAACGTGATGATCGGCTCCTGGTTCGCGGGGACGTACGAGTCCCCGGGCGACCTCCAGCAGGCCGCCGACGGGCGCTTCTACAAGGAGTCGTTCGGCATGGCGTCGGCGCGCGCCGTGCAGAACCGCACCTCCGAGGAGTCCGCGTACGACCGGGCCCGCAAGGGTCTGTTCGAGGAGGGCATCTCCACCTCGCGCATGTTCCTGGACCCGGCCCGCCCGGGCGTCGAGGACCTGATCGATTCGATCATCGCGGGCGTCCGCTCGTCCTGCACCTACGCGGGCGCCGGCTCCCTCGCGGAGTTCGAGGAGAAGGCCGTGGTCGGCGTCCAGTCGGCGGCCGGCTACGCCGAGGGCAAGCCGCTGCACGCCAGCTGGAGCTAG
- a CDS encoding sigma-70 family RNA polymerase sigma factor: MTTTTLCRRTDAHALARLHGEHGKALYGFLLGLTFGDRHRAEDLLQETLLRAWTHPEVLESDHASMRPWLYTVGRRLAIDARRARQVRPAEVGPDALDTYAPTAEDGTERAVTVLDVRGALRLLSPEHRAVLVQIYFRGASVCEAAEALGVPAGTVKSRTYYALRALRQAMPGYGPGHGGGPGAACGPDRRAAA; encoded by the coding sequence GTGACGACCACCACCCTCTGCCGCCGCACCGACGCCCACGCCCTGGCCCGCCTGCACGGCGAACACGGCAAGGCCCTCTACGGGTTCCTCCTCGGTCTCACCTTCGGCGACCGGCACCGCGCCGAGGACCTCCTCCAGGAGACCCTCTTGCGCGCCTGGACCCACCCCGAGGTGCTGGAGAGCGACCACGCCTCCATGCGGCCCTGGCTCTACACCGTAGGCCGGCGCCTCGCCATCGACGCCCGCCGGGCCCGCCAGGTCCGCCCCGCCGAGGTCGGGCCGGACGCCCTGGACACCTACGCGCCCACCGCCGAGGACGGCACCGAGCGGGCCGTCACCGTCCTCGACGTCCGCGGGGCGCTGAGACTGCTCAGCCCGGAGCACCGCGCCGTGCTCGTGCAGATCTACTTCCGCGGGGCCTCGGTGTGCGAGGCCGCCGAAGCGCTCGGCGTCCCCGCCGGGACCGTCAAGTCCCGTACGTACTACGCCCTGCGCGCCCTGCGCCAGGCCATGCCCGGCTACGGTCCGGGTCACGGGGGCGGCCCCGGCGCCGCCTGCGGCCCCGACCGCCGCGCCGCCGCCTGA